In bacterium, one genomic interval encodes:
- the smpB gene encoding SsrA-binding protein SmpB — protein sequence MEANGSVKIVAQNRKARHDYHVIQTYEAGIALLGIEVKSVREGHVNMREAYAQVVNGEVMLYALGISAYRNRGYTEVNERRTRKLLLNRTEIRKIQRQVLEKGFTLVPLSLYFKGQYLKIELAVVQGKREYDKRDAKEEQRAKRELDREIKARRNR from the coding sequence ATGGAGGCAAACGGCTCAGTGAAAATCGTCGCCCAGAACCGCAAGGCCCGGCATGACTACCACGTCATCCAGACCTACGAGGCGGGCATCGCCCTGCTCGGGATCGAGGTCAAATCGGTCCGCGAGGGGCACGTGAACATGCGCGAAGCCTATGCCCAGGTGGTCAACGGCGAGGTCATGCTGTATGCTCTCGGCATCAGCGCCTACCGCAACCGCGGTTATACCGAGGTTAATGAGCGGCGGACCCGCAAGCTCTTGCTCAACCGTACCGAGATCCGTAAGATCCAGCGACAGGTGTTGGAAAAGGGCTTCACGCTGGTGCCGCTGTCGCTGTATTTCAAAGGGCAATATCTGAAGATTGAATTGGCCGTCGTGCAGGGCAAGCGTGAATATGACAAGCGCGATGCCAAAGAAGAGCAGCGCGCCAAGCGCGAGCTTGACCGCGAGATCAAAGCCCGCCGCAACCGCTAA